AAAACTTGCACCCGATCCAAGCGCCATAGCAATTGGGTTTAACGGAGCTTCAGGGTTACCGAATGGAGTGGATTTGGTTTTCATACCTTCATTACTAGTCGGTGAAGTCTGACCTGTAGTCAATCCATAAATAGAGTTGTTCATGACAATATCAGTCATGTCGATATTGCGGCGCATTGCGTGAATCAAGTGACCAACACCGATTCCGTAACCGTCACCATCACCACCAACTGCAACAATAGTCATATCGTTGTGAGCTAATTTAAAACCTTGTGCGTTTGGTAAAGATCTTCCATGCAAAGTATGCATGCCGTAGGTATTAATAAAACCAGGCAAGTTAGAAGAGCAACCAATACCAGAAATCACCGCCACTTGATGTTGCTGCAATCCAAGTTCAGCCAAGGCTCTTTGCAATACATTGAGTACCCCAAAATCGCCGCAGCCAGGACACCAATCTGGGTGTACTTCGCCTTTAAAATCTTTTGCTTCAAGTGTTGCTGTCATAACTTGCTAATTATAACAATGATTATAGGCTCATGAAAATTAAACAAGTCCTAATTCACAAGCTATATGGAGCTTCAAAACCAGCAAAATGAGATTCTTTTAATCTTATCTGTATTGATACCTATTCTCTTCTTAACTTAAATACCGATAGATCTAAATAAGGATTCGGACACTTGATGAACAAGCTCGTTAAAAGACTAATCATTATAATTATTTGCCTGCAGATAGGTGGGGGGAGTGCTTGGGCCCAAATACCGACTGCTAATAAGAAACAGATTAATCTCAGATTATCATCAAATCAACTTCAATCTAGCAATAAACTTATTAGAAAGAAGGCTAAGAAAAAAAATAAGGGAAGTAAGAATAAGTTCAGTGCCCCGAATATCTGTGATGGGGATTATGAAGAAGGCAGCCTTATGGTTACCTTTAAAAAAGAATCTGATCTAAACAATGATAATAAAGCCAAAGTCATATCAGCAAACTCCAAAGCAAACCAAAGCAAAAAACATAAACAACTTTTGGAGTCACTAGTAGGCGCAAATGATTTAGTTGCAATCAATCAATTGAGTACTGACGATAATCACGCACAAAGCTTTCTTAAAGGAAGAAATAAAGCCAAGCTCTCTAAAAAACAACTCAAAAGACTAGCCGTCCTCAAAAAGATAGATGAATCTGCAGACTCAAGGACTTTTACTCTCAAGACCAAAAATAACT
This sequence is a window from Cyanobacteriota bacterium. Protein-coding genes within it:
- a CDS encoding thiamine pyrophosphate-dependent enzyme; the protein is MTATLEAKDFKGEVHPDWCPGCGDFGVLNVLQRALAELGLQQHQVAVISGIGCSSNLPGFINTYGMHTLHGRSLPNAQGFKLAHNDMTIVAVGGDGDGYGIGVGHLIHAMRRNIDMTDIVMNNSIYGLTTGQTSPTSNEGMKTKSTPFGNPEAPLNPIAMALGSGASF